One genomic region from Halorussus rarus encodes:
- a CDS encoding NAD-dependent epimerase/dehydratase family protein, whose amino-acid sequence MASNLECTGDVFVTGGAGFIGSHIVELLVENGYDITIYDNLSTGNLSNIEHIHNSINFIEGDLLDADRLTTAMDGHEIVSHQAAQLEITTAMEEPQTDLEVNTSGSLNVFDAVVENDISKVLYASSACVYGQAKTTPQSEEHPTDPNWPYGVSKLAVDKYANIYSKTYDIPFVGLRYGITYGQREWYGRVMTVFLKRALNGKPPVVWGGEQVRDFVHVRDASRLHNLAVESDTTGHEIYNVGTGVATSIKELAKLVVESTNLDRDIVFEDIEPGEESKQVERDRLPQELEKMVLDPSKAKQKLDWEPQVNLREGLSLQYEWLKENRERWQNPSY is encoded by the coding sequence ATGGCATCAAATCTTGAGTGTACCGGTGATGTTTTTGTTACAGGCGGTGCCGGATTCATAGGAAGCCATATCGTTGAGCTATTAGTTGAAAACGGATACGACATTACTATCTATGACAATCTGAGCACGGGGAATTTAAGTAACATAGAACACATTCACAATTCAATTAACTTCATCGAAGGTGACTTGCTAGATGCTGACCGGCTAACTACCGCAATGGACGGCCACGAGATCGTATCCCATCAAGCTGCACAGCTTGAAATTACTACGGCCATGGAGGAACCACAGACGGACTTAGAGGTAAATACGAGCGGGAGTTTAAATGTTTTTGACGCAGTAGTAGAAAATGACATCTCGAAGGTTCTATATGCCTCTTCTGCCTGTGTGTACGGCCAAGCTAAAACTACACCACAATCCGAGGAACACCCGACCGACCCAAACTGGCCATACGGAGTGAGCAAACTTGCGGTTGACAAGTATGCAAATATATATTCAAAAACGTACGATATTCCATTCGTCGGTCTTCGATACGGCATCACGTACGGCCAACGGGAGTGGTATGGTCGTGTGATGACTGTCTTCCTAAAGCGGGCCCTGAACGGGAAGCCACCCGTCGTTTGGGGAGGTGAACAGGTACGAGACTTCGTTCACGTCCGGGATGCATCCCGACTGCACAATCTTGCGGTAGAAAGCGACACTACAGGCCACGAAATATACAACGTAGGTACCGGTGTGGCGACTTCAATCAAAGAATTAGCAAAGTTGGTAGTCGAGTCTACTAATCTCGATAGGGATATTGTCTTTGAGGATATCGAACCTGGTGAAGAATCGAAACAGGTCGAGCGAGATCGTCTTCCTCAAGAACTAGAGAAGATGGTACTTGACCCCTCGAAAGCGAAGCAGAAGCTAGATTGGGAACCCCAAGTCAATTTACGAGAGGGTTTGTCGTTACAGTACGAGTGGCTAAAGGAAAACCGTGAACGCTGGCAAAACCCAAGTTACTAA